The following proteins come from a genomic window of Rhodospirillaceae bacterium:
- the metZ gene encoding O-succinylhomoserine sulfhydrylase — protein MTIDYESQRNWQPQTQAVRGATVRSQFDETSEAIFLNSGYVYKTAEEAESAFNQEIERYVYSRFRNPTVTMFEQRLALLEGAEDCRATSSGMAAVFAALASHLSAGDRLVASRALFGSCQYICTELLPRMGVITEIVDGRDIDQWRTALATPAHAVFLESPSNPGLEIIDLAQVCELAHTAGATVFVDNVFATAELQKPLELGADVIIYSATKHIDGQGRCLGGAVLGTKSFIEDTLTPFIRHTGPSLSPFNAWVLLKGLETLSLRLDRHCDSALEIATYLSRKSEFTKVLYPGLSSHPQHHLAMQQMKRGGTVVAFELAGGKESAFKFLNKLKVIDISNNLGDAKSLICHPATTTHQRLTDDEKETVGITPGFLRFSVGLESVQDIIADINQALSA, from the coding sequence ATGACCATCGATTATGAGAGCCAACGCAATTGGCAGCCGCAAACTCAGGCCGTGCGCGGGGCAACAGTCCGCAGCCAATTTGATGAAACCAGTGAAGCCATTTTCTTGAATTCTGGCTATGTATACAAGACCGCCGAGGAAGCTGAGTCTGCTTTTAACCAAGAGATTGAGCGCTATGTTTACTCTCGGTTCAGAAACCCAACGGTAACGATGTTCGAGCAACGCCTCGCATTGCTCGAAGGTGCCGAAGATTGCCGCGCAACAAGTAGTGGGATGGCTGCTGTCTTTGCAGCACTTGCCAGCCACTTAAGTGCGGGTGACCGCTTGGTCGCGTCGCGGGCCCTATTCGGCTCGTGTCAGTATATCTGCACTGAATTATTGCCACGCATGGGTGTCATCACAGAGATCGTTGATGGTCGGGATATTGATCAATGGAGAACAGCACTCGCTACACCCGCACATGCGGTTTTTCTTGAGTCTCCATCCAACCCTGGACTTGAAATTATCGACTTGGCGCAGGTTTGCGAGCTCGCTCACACAGCTGGTGCAACTGTGTTTGTTGACAATGTATTTGCTACAGCCGAGCTACAAAAACCCTTAGAGTTAGGTGCTGATGTCATTATTTACTCAGCAACCAAGCATATTGACGGACAAGGCCGGTGCCTCGGCGGCGCAGTTCTGGGAACGAAATCTTTTATAGAAGATACACTGACGCCATTCATCCGCCACACGGGCCCCTCACTGAGTCCGTTTAACGCTTGGGTGTTGTTGAAGGGATTAGAAACGCTCTCGCTGCGTCTAGATCGCCATTGCGACTCAGCACTAGAAATAGCAACGTATCTCTCACGTAAATCGGAATTTACTAAGGTGCTTTATCCAGGATTGTCATCACATCCGCAACATCACCTTGCTATGCAGCAAATGAAACGTGGCGGAACGGTCGTTGCTTTCGAATTAGCAGGCGGAAAAGAAAGCGCATTTAAGTTTTTGAACAAGCTTAAAGTGATCGATATCTCAAACAACCTTGGGGATGCTAAAAGTCTCATCTGTCATCCAGCGACAACAACCCATCAACGTCTGACCGATGATGAAAAAGAAACCGTCGGCATAACACCCGGTTTTCTACGTTTTTCAGTGGGATTAGAGTCCGTTCAAGATATTATCGCAGATATTAACCAAGCCTTGTCGGCTTGA
- a CDS encoding tetratricopeptide repeat protein, whose protein sequence is MSQEKLEAALSLHQAEQFDQAEEAYLNILVDEPKNAEVLKLLGVLACQRSQFEDGISYLEASIDADPSVSEYHHVLGHSYLVAGRIDDAITSFIKAGEIDPGREDVFAALGDTYQNIQKFPEALKAYHQAAEIAPDQIKYHVNAGLSAIFSNQFEIAGRYLNYALERTKDFPQVYYGLALVEAEKKQIANAHEFISKAVKLDPDNPEYQRLQQQYAAQ, encoded by the coding sequence ATGAGCCAAGAAAAATTAGAGGCGGCCCTAAGCTTGCATCAGGCAGAACAGTTTGATCAAGCAGAAGAAGCTTATTTGAATATTCTTGTCGACGAGCCCAAAAATGCAGAAGTTCTGAAACTTTTAGGGGTTCTTGCTTGTCAGCGCAGTCAATTTGAAGATGGCATAAGTTATTTGGAAGCTTCAATTGACGCGGATCCATCGGTTTCTGAATACCATCACGTGCTGGGTCATAGTTATCTTGTTGCAGGACGGATAGATGATGCAATTACGTCTTTTATTAAGGCTGGAGAAATTGACCCTGGGCGTGAAGATGTCTTCGCAGCTTTAGGTGATACTTATCAGAACATACAGAAATTTCCTGAGGCTCTGAAGGCGTATCATCAAGCGGCTGAAATAGCACCAGATCAAATTAAGTATCATGTGAATGCTGGGTTAAGCGCTATTTTTAGCAACCAGTTCGAGATCGCGGGCAGGTACCTAAATTATGCACTTGAACGCACAAAAGACTTCCCCCAGGTTTATTATGGTTTGGCCCTCGTGGAGGCCGAGAAGAAGCAGATTGCCAATGCGCACGAGTTTATTTCAAAAGCGGTCAAACTCGACCCAGATAACCCTGAGTATCAAAGATTGCAACAACAGTACGCGGCTCAATAA
- a CDS encoding tetratricopeptide repeat protein, producing MSGDRLERNQSKGIEILEDVASRGDPRAQYFLGSAYLLEAGAPLSHEDAIHWMEKSAKGGYDLGQYWYAFMLSRGQGVQSVDWESAIPWFRKAALQGHPDAQFSLAEAYDSCKGGLDRDFSKAAKWYRKAYLEGNSVLANFNLRRLIDLGLIEWQEGDPGTRPTKFAEMGDDYYQPCPDGQKDPIFN from the coding sequence ATGAGTGGAGACAGACTAGAACGTAATCAATCTAAAGGCATTGAGATTCTAGAAGATGTTGCGTCTCGCGGAGACCCAAGAGCACAGTACTTCCTTGGGTCTGCCTATCTTCTAGAAGCTGGTGCCCCCCTCTCTCATGAGGATGCGATACATTGGATGGAAAAGTCTGCCAAAGGAGGTTATGACCTGGGGCAGTATTGGTATGCTTTTATGTTATCTAGGGGACAAGGCGTTCAATCCGTTGATTGGGAATCTGCTATACCGTGGTTCAGAAAAGCAGCGCTGCAAGGTCATCCTGATGCTCAGTTTAGCTTGGCTGAGGCTTATGACAGCTGTAAAGGTGGACTAGATCGTGATTTCTCCAAAGCGGCAAAATGGTATCGAAAAGCTTATTTAGAAGGAAATAGTGTGCTCGCGAACTTCAATCTTCGGCGCCTAATTGATTTAGGTCTCATAGAATGGCAGGAAGGTGATCCAGGTACACGTCCGACTAAATTCGCAGAGATGGGCGACGACTATTATCAACCATGCCCAGATGGCCAGAAAGATCCCATTTTTAACTAA
- a CDS encoding secretin N-terminal domain-containing protein produces the protein MNLPSRNSVKPFAVILSIFLITGCTTVPRTPITTPLIKQKDSADSDVAPAQLSGPTAGREKLLAEPGLMTPIGRNAGAPVVSDQPPSLTGQNISINFEGVALPAFINTVFGELLNLTFEIDSAVLSREQLVTLRTAEPATPDSFYQLVTQVLANYGISIAYQNGVYRVIENAQAQTEIPRIIRSRAFSNVPGDMRPVFYYATVDNIRVQTMQNWLSLTLRGRLDILIVPFSNALILLGTGEDIAAALDLIEILDQPTLAGSRSLKISPAYWSVDRLTTQLLEVLQAEGYSIERGSNSVASIKLIPVQALNTIIVFATSEQNLRHVTNWAAELDQPGQTINTSGVFYHQIRNTNAEEVAALISQVLGTSGEGTVTDGEQTTVQAAKNSVVVDTSRNAIIFQGTAEQYSQFRSLADQMDKAPYEVLIEATVAEVTLDQGQSLGAVLNFDDTASASNSFTIESSEGLAVNLIRDNGSFTASLNAAADESRVSILSSPRLVAASGKTATMQVGTQVPIITTQQTAPDGSTNGTSNILQQVQYRNTGVVLTISPVVNSSQRVELTIQQEVSDAQANDTSGIQSPLILTRGFSTTLSIDDGETVLLAGLISENFSKGNNGIPYLKDIPLLGNLFKNQSQGLNRTELIVLLTPYIIDNRDTSRLVRDAFRSQLGELENSYPQYPEQE, from the coding sequence ATGAATTTACCATCTAGAAATTCGGTTAAACCGTTCGCAGTTATACTATCTATATTTTTAATCACTGGCTGCACAACGGTTCCGCGGACTCCAATTACGACGCCTTTAATTAAACAGAAAGATTCAGCGGACTCAGATGTTGCGCCTGCCCAACTCTCGGGCCCTACCGCTGGTCGCGAGAAATTATTAGCCGAACCCGGTTTAATGACGCCAATTGGCAGGAATGCAGGCGCACCCGTTGTTAGCGATCAGCCACCATCCTTAACCGGACAAAACATAAGTATTAACTTCGAAGGCGTAGCCCTTCCCGCATTTATAAACACTGTCTTCGGTGAACTACTTAATTTAACATTTGAGATAGATAGCGCAGTTCTGTCCAGAGAACAGCTCGTCACACTGCGTACTGCAGAACCAGCAACACCGGACTCTTTCTATCAACTTGTTACGCAAGTTTTAGCAAATTACGGCATCAGTATTGCTTATCAAAATGGTGTCTATCGCGTCATTGAAAATGCGCAGGCCCAAACAGAAATCCCCCGTATCATTAGATCTCGTGCGTTTTCAAATGTCCCTGGCGACATGAGGCCTGTATTTTACTATGCAACCGTTGATAACATCCGCGTTCAAACGATGCAGAACTGGCTCAGCCTTACCCTTAGAGGAAGGCTGGATATTCTCATTGTTCCATTTTCAAATGCTTTGATTTTACTAGGCACCGGAGAGGACATTGCGGCTGCACTAGATTTGATAGAAATATTAGATCAGCCAACACTAGCGGGCAGCAGGAGTTTAAAGATATCGCCAGCTTATTGGAGTGTTGACCGGCTCACCACGCAACTCTTAGAAGTTCTTCAAGCAGAGGGTTACTCAATTGAAAGAGGTTCTAACTCTGTAGCGTCCATCAAGCTAATACCTGTGCAAGCACTTAACACTATCATTGTCTTCGCCACGAGTGAGCAAAACTTGCGGCATGTCACCAACTGGGCGGCTGAATTAGATCAGCCTGGACAGACAATCAACACTAGTGGTGTGTTTTATCATCAGATCAGGAACACGAATGCTGAAGAAGTTGCTGCTCTGATAAGCCAGGTTCTAGGGACTAGCGGGGAAGGCACGGTAACAGACGGCGAGCAAACAACTGTGCAAGCGGCCAAAAATTCTGTCGTGGTCGACACATCAAGAAATGCAATTATTTTCCAAGGCACTGCAGAACAATATTCTCAGTTTAGGTCTTTAGCGGATCAAATGGACAAAGCGCCCTATGAAGTACTCATAGAGGCAACTGTTGCAGAGGTAACTTTGGATCAAGGTCAGTCATTAGGTGCCGTATTAAATTTTGATGATACTGCATCTGCATCAAACTCTTTTACAATTGAGTCTAGCGAGGGCCTCGCCGTTAATCTAATTCGCGATAATGGAAGTTTCACGGCTTCACTTAATGCTGCTGCAGATGAAAGCAGGGTCTCTATTTTATCCAGCCCGAGACTGGTTGCCGCCAGCGGTAAAACTGCGACAATGCAAGTTGGAACTCAGGTGCCAATCATTACAACACAGCAAACTGCACCAGACGGATCTACAAATGGGACCAGCAACATACTGCAACAAGTACAATATCGTAACACCGGTGTGGTGCTGACAATTTCCCCTGTCGTAAATTCTAGCCAGCGTGTTGAACTAACAATTCAACAAGAAGTAAGTGATGCACAAGCAAACGATACTTCTGGCATACAAAGCCCCTTGATACTTACACGGGGCTTTTCAACCACTTTATCAATCGACGATGGCGAAACAGTTTTACTGGCAGGACTGATTTCAGAAAATTTCAGCAAAGGAAATAATGGAATTCCATATCTGAAAGATATTCCTTTGTTGGGCAATCTGTTTAAGAATCAGTCGCAGGGCCTAAATAGGACAGAGCTAATCGTCTTACTTACCCCTTATATAATCGATAATCGAGATACGTCACGATTGGTACGTGATGCATTCAGATCACAGCTCGGAGAGCTTGAAAATTCCTATCCACAATATCCTGAACAAGAATGA
- a CDS encoding type II secretion system protein GspK, producing MKISIKLSRGFILPLSLWIIAVMGLAAAVLSEWVSTAVNNAIAVQNKADSELAFANIRNEIIFAFARQPMTFRGVIVDKLPEPGSSLDPFSDTLNTEFGDGETIILDGRISTVSSNPRYAIKIQDGRGLVNLNVANNTTLKRFFTSLNINETLHDSLIDTLLDYRDEDDLTRLSGAEINDYNNLGLTRPANFQLLTPLEAQRIIGWSAASEIWENHYTTPILTTCRSNGFNPNTAPQIALQTYIEGVSADTASLLMTARETYPFRNIQDIGNAAGLILVAQPFFYSFVPGLCFIIDLIDRETNETIRFSLTLLRREPDQPWQIDYVYKIPKVIQERVADINPKYTFPKPEDIARGAD from the coding sequence ATGAAAATTTCTATCAAACTGTCGCGTGGTTTCATACTGCCATTATCCTTATGGATCATTGCCGTTATGGGTTTAGCGGCAGCAGTATTGTCTGAGTGGGTTTCAACTGCAGTTAACAATGCAATAGCCGTCCAAAACAAAGCAGACTCAGAACTTGCTTTTGCTAATATTCGCAATGAAATAATATTTGCCTTCGCTAGGCAACCCATGACATTCCGTGGCGTGATTGTAGACAAACTACCAGAACCAGGATCTAGTCTGGATCCATTCAGTGACACATTAAACACTGAATTTGGTGACGGTGAGACGATCATTCTTGACGGTAGAATCTCAACAGTCTCAAGCAATCCTAGATATGCGATTAAAATCCAAGACGGCAGAGGATTGGTTAATCTGAATGTTGCGAACAACACCACCCTTAAACGTTTCTTTACATCATTGAACATCAACGAAACGCTTCACGATAGCTTGATTGATACGCTACTTGACTATCGCGATGAGGATGATCTAACGAGACTCTCTGGTGCCGAAATCAATGACTACAATAATTTAGGGCTTACTCGCCCAGCCAATTTTCAACTCCTAACCCCATTAGAAGCTCAAAGAATAATTGGTTGGTCAGCAGCATCAGAAATTTGGGAAAACCATTATACAACGCCAATTTTGACGACCTGTAGGTCTAATGGATTCAATCCGAATACGGCCCCACAAATAGCGCTACAAACTTACATAGAAGGGGTCAGCGCTGATACGGCTAGTCTATTAATGACTGCCCGCGAAACGTATCCTTTCCGGAATATTCAAGACATCGGAAATGCGGCTGGATTAATCCTGGTAGCACAACCTTTCTTTTACAGTTTTGTGCCAGGACTGTGCTTTATAATTGACCTTATAGACAGAGAAACAAATGAAACAATACGCTTCTCTCTTACATTACTTCGAAGGGAGCCAGACCAGCCCTGGCAAATAGACTATGTTTATAAAATTCCTAAAGTCATCCAAGAGCGAGTGGCAGACATCAATCCAAAATATACTTTCCCCAAGCCCGAAGATATTGCGCGAGGGGCAGATTGA
- a CDS encoding tetratricopeptide repeat protein, translating into MIADPDIGFKLKEAAQQLHQGNARECLNKCSKILITHPNNADAYHLLALSYRALKETENAYKTIRRAMSLASNNSIILNTSGLIHLENGNPDAARRILRKAEKLDGSRPEIYANLGHVYNRLEKPDLAEENYRKALELDPKSYDAFVHLALLLRKQRRLNALNTDYSYFLAQQTADPGILMIKGLIAIDEERYEDSRSFLTSALKMLPKSAMLWSNLGLVESRLGHSDSAKASCKRAVELAPDLAEAHLNLADLYKYEEPGFAREHLLTAIKLQPNHAVILDMIGFTYFIEQKFDQSIQYYSRALTAEPNFDTAAYHMAGAYFQIGDFNQAWNFYSLRYGQTGVKFSPVGASLAPLTTPPSGPGSLLVWTDQGVGDEILQLGCVSDAYADGVPLVIATSERLKPITTRSFPNAKCISNNELSESPRLLEGVTLQTPAFTLASFYRKKVADFPRHDFYLRADQSKSAALRNKYLALNQQKKLIGLSWKSASQLNGNFKSIPLKNFKAILETKDCAFVILQYGDVAEEIRKLPEHISSRLIIDSDIDPLLSLDDFANQVRALDAVITTSNATAHMAGALGVPTWNLVPKIGPGWLWYWFCETDDNLWYPSMRISRQESNSSWDRALKSVQKELAILTSSGENLTGN; encoded by the coding sequence ATGATTGCCGACCCAGATATTGGCTTCAAACTCAAAGAGGCTGCACAGCAATTACACCAGGGGAATGCCCGCGAGTGCCTCAATAAGTGTAGTAAAATACTTATAACGCACCCCAATAATGCGGATGCATATCATCTGTTAGCGCTTTCTTATCGGGCACTTAAAGAGACAGAAAATGCATACAAAACCATTAGACGCGCCATGTCACTCGCCTCAAACAACTCAATAATCCTTAACACATCAGGTTTGATTCATCTGGAAAACGGCAACCCAGACGCAGCCAGAAGAATACTAAGGAAAGCAGAAAAATTAGACGGTTCACGACCAGAAATTTATGCAAATTTAGGTCATGTTTATAATCGATTAGAGAAGCCCGACTTAGCAGAAGAAAACTACCGCAAGGCCCTAGAACTCGATCCCAAGTCTTATGATGCCTTCGTACATTTAGCCTTGCTTCTCAGGAAGCAGAGACGACTGAACGCACTCAACACTGACTATAGTTATTTTTTAGCACAGCAAACGGCTGACCCAGGGATACTCATGATCAAAGGTCTGATCGCAATAGATGAGGAAAGATATGAAGATTCCAGGTCTTTCCTAACATCAGCACTGAAAATGCTTCCCAAATCAGCTATGCTTTGGAGCAATCTTGGTTTAGTTGAAAGCCGCCTTGGACACAGCGATTCCGCCAAGGCATCGTGTAAGAGAGCTGTTGAACTTGCCCCTGACCTTGCTGAAGCACATCTCAACTTAGCAGACTTATACAAGTATGAAGAGCCTGGTTTTGCCCGAGAACATTTGCTGACGGCTATAAAACTTCAACCGAATCACGCTGTCATTCTGGACATGATCGGCTTCACCTACTTCATAGAACAGAAGTTTGACCAGTCCATACAATACTACTCCCGTGCACTTACAGCAGAACCAAACTTCGATACAGCGGCTTATCATATGGCTGGTGCCTATTTCCAAATAGGTGATTTTAATCAGGCTTGGAATTTCTACTCCCTGAGGTATGGACAGACAGGCGTCAAATTCAGTCCTGTGGGTGCAAGTTTAGCGCCACTGACAACCCCACCATCAGGACCTGGTTCTTTATTGGTTTGGACTGACCAAGGAGTAGGTGACGAAATACTGCAACTGGGGTGCGTGTCAGATGCCTACGCGGATGGCGTTCCCCTTGTTATTGCAACCAGTGAAAGACTTAAGCCAATAACAACGCGCTCGTTCCCGAATGCCAAATGCATAAGCAATAATGAGCTTTCAGAATCACCCCGCCTTTTGGAGGGTGTTACGCTACAGACTCCTGCATTTACGCTGGCCTCTTTCTATCGAAAGAAGGTAGCAGATTTTCCCAGACATGATTTTTATCTCAGAGCCGATCAAAGCAAAAGCGCTGCGCTTCGAAATAAATACCTCGCCCTAAACCAGCAGAAAAAATTGATCGGCCTTTCCTGGAAAAGCGCGAGTCAACTCAATGGTAATTTTAAGTCTATTCCTCTGAAAAACTTCAAGGCAATTTTAGAAACTAAAGACTGCGCTTTTGTGATTTTACAATATGGTGATGTCGCAGAAGAGATCAGGAAACTGCCAGAGCACATATCAAGCAGATTAATAATAGACTCAGATATTGACCCACTGCTGAGTCTTGATGATTTTGCCAACCAAGTTCGCGCGCTAGACGCCGTAATCACCACAAGTAATGCGACCGCCCATATGGCTGGTGCCTTGGGGGTTCCAACCTGGAATTTAGTGCCAAAAATTGGCCCAGGTTGGCTTTGGTATTGGTTTTGCGAAACAGATGACAATCTCTGGTATCCGTCTATGCGGATATCGCGACAGGAATCAAACAGCAGTTGGGACAGAGCGCTAAAATCGGTTCAAAAGGAATTAGCAATACTGACTTCAAGCGGCGAAAATCTTACAGGTAATTAA
- a CDS encoding type II secretion system protein, with the protein MILTSHQSDKGFTLLEVIVVLTITSLITAILMQGLGIVLNTRLRVADELVRIETVSLQNSVIKSPLVGVVPSLDESENSFSGQERRIKGLTLTPLRGTMGAPTSFEMALQYVSRDNVTELVYLEEGYNPVRLAKWEGDTGEFSYRGRSGDWRTSWPPRPGVLNPDEKFKQTPSSIKIESGLPLFSSVIRVMGPHNRLSPVRTGPFGTISR; encoded by the coding sequence ATGATTCTTACCTCTCATCAGTCTGATAAAGGATTTACATTACTTGAAGTCATCGTCGTGCTGACAATTACCAGTTTAATAACAGCCATTCTGATGCAGGGGCTAGGAATCGTTCTCAATACTCGATTACGAGTTGCAGATGAATTAGTAAGGATAGAGACAGTCAGCTTACAAAACAGTGTTATTAAAAGTCCACTCGTAGGCGTTGTGCCCAGCCTTGACGAAAGTGAAAATAGCTTTTCTGGCCAAGAGCGTCGCATCAAAGGTTTAACTTTAACACCCCTCAGAGGCACCATGGGTGCTCCAACGTCATTTGAAATGGCTCTTCAGTATGTATCTAGAGATAACGTGACAGAACTCGTTTACTTGGAGGAAGGATATAACCCAGTCCGTCTGGCTAAATGGGAAGGTGATACTGGTGAGTTTTCCTACCGAGGCCGGTCCGGCGACTGGAGAACGAGTTGGCCACCTCGCCCGGGCGTCTTGAATCCAGATGAAAAATTTAAGCAAACGCCGAGTTCCATCAAAATCGAATCCGGCTTACCACTCTTCAGTTCCGTTATCCGAGTAATGGGACCTCATAATCGCCTTAGTCCCGTGCGCACCGGGCCATTCGGCACCATCAGTAGATGA
- a CDS encoding type II secretion system protein: protein MTEHIHTLQLQLRRGFTLIEAIVAVVIIGMTILPIMLLISESLTQLSRAADASSRSIAMESILALIDPINPLSDPSGAMDMGSYSFEWNSTVLVTPNDTIQTRTGLAGYKVGFYDVEVNVLTAEEDWFKFNVRKVGYERFLTSLPFADPE, encoded by the coding sequence ATGACAGAACACATTCACACGTTGCAACTTCAGCTGAGACGGGGGTTCACGTTAATTGAAGCGATTGTCGCAGTCGTAATTATTGGGATGACTATCCTTCCTATTATGCTGCTTATCAGTGAATCTCTCACCCAACTCTCACGCGCCGCTGATGCCAGTTCACGGTCTATCGCAATGGAATCTATCCTAGCGCTGATAGATCCTATCAATCCCTTATCCGACCCTTCGGGTGCAATGGACATGGGGAGCTATAGCTTCGAATGGAACAGTACCGTGCTCGTCACTCCAAACGACACAATACAAACAAGAACAGGCTTAGCTGGCTATAAAGTTGGTTTTTACGACGTTGAGGTAAACGTTCTAACCGCTGAAGAAGATTGGTTTAAATTCAATGTTCGTAAAGTTGGTTATGAGCGCTTCTTAACCAGCCTCCCTTTTGCAGACCCAGAATGA
- a CDS encoding type II secretion system protein produces MKSIAGFSLLEMLVVVFIIGLAAAVVLPNLPRLFDRVLFANERDSLFRSINTLPFQAYSTNQDYVLMATDQTKIDPLTEGPDERIDINNLDGLGPFIGTMLFPAKIDVPLGWDIEVPTPILYRASGFCSGGQVTISTGSVILELNLTPPYCQITTDEK; encoded by the coding sequence ATGAAATCAATCGCAGGCTTCTCTCTGCTCGAGATGCTCGTGGTCGTTTTCATTATCGGTCTAGCTGCAGCTGTGGTTCTACCAAACCTACCACGCCTCTTTGATCGCGTCTTATTCGCAAACGAGCGTGATAGCTTATTCAGGTCCATAAACACCCTTCCATTTCAAGCCTATAGCACCAATCAAGACTATGTTTTGATGGCTACTGATCAAACTAAGATTGATCCTCTCACAGAAGGCCCAGACGAACGCATTGACATAAATAACCTGGATGGACTCGGCCCATTTATAGGCACCATGTTATTTCCTGCAAAAATCGATGTACCATTAGGTTGGGATATTGAGGTTCCGACCCCGATACTTTATCGGGCATCAGGGTTTTGCTCAGGTGGGCAAGTCACCATTTCGACGGGATCCGTAATACTAGAGCTTAATCTGACCCCACCGTATTGTCAGATCACAACAGACGAAAAATGA
- the gspG gene encoding type II secretion system major pseudopilin GspG, with the protein MQITNRSTKPREHSANYRGFTLLEMLVVLVIIGLVASLVGPQLLGRVDSSRVTAADTQIRMLKGALDTLRLDVGRYPTTEEGLSILMTAPADDRTRRKWQGPYLSEGVPLDPWGSPYQYKPNTSTSITLYSFGADGKEGGEGMDADVGFLASTTP; encoded by the coding sequence ATGCAAATTACTAATCGATCAACTAAGCCCCGTGAACATAGCGCAAACTATCGCGGTTTCACTTTGCTAGAGATGCTTGTTGTGCTCGTTATCATTGGGTTGGTGGCTAGTTTAGTCGGTCCTCAATTACTCGGACGTGTAGATAGCTCAAGGGTTACAGCGGCTGATACACAGATAAGAATGTTAAAAGGCGCTCTTGATACTTTAAGACTTGATGTCGGAAGGTACCCAACAACTGAGGAAGGGTTGTCTATTCTGATGACAGCACCAGCGGATGATAGAACAAGACGTAAATGGCAAGGTCCATACCTATCAGAAGGCGTACCTCTGGACCCTTGGGGAAGTCCTTACCAATATAAGCCAAACACCTCGACTTCTATAACGCTCTACAGTTTTGGGGCAGACGGAAAAGAAGGGGGGGAAGGAATGGACGCGGATGTGGGCTTCTTGGCCTCAACAACACCCTAA
- a CDS encoding type II secretion system F family protein gives MASRGLTPVSLERQKPRKNKTSLFSGKRAPSPQDYILTVKQLALLLNSGVPLITAVDTLKSQGLHSQLIEAFESMSKALRSGASFSSALARALPSLPGYAFQLSAAGESIGELGPALSDTATQMEYEYQIKQDIKNALTYPAILVSAGLGAVLFIFLIVVPRFSAMLSASKEPLPLLSQVVLSTGMLLSENKVIVFTALAIALIFLGWGYKQPVARDWMRQNLVTLPLLGSWLKEAELAKWASMLGTMLRHGVDLIKALEFARGTLGIKTISTRMEQVSKQVRAGKSLSIAMRDQETFSDTALSLVQVGEESGELPSMLTSLAKLYEDSGRQRMKRFLLILEPAAIILIGVVIGGIVTAIMLAITSVNQVSL, from the coding sequence TTGGCCTCAAGGGGATTAACCCCGGTTTCTTTAGAACGCCAAAAACCAAGAAAAAACAAGACCAGCCTATTCTCGGGAAAACGTGCGCCCTCGCCGCAAGATTACATCCTGACTGTCAAACAGTTAGCGCTTCTCCTCAATTCAGGTGTCCCACTCATAACGGCTGTTGACACTCTCAAGTCCCAGGGTTTGCATTCTCAGTTAATCGAAGCCTTCGAGAGTATGTCAAAGGCGCTCAGATCAGGCGCATCATTTTCTAGCGCCCTTGCACGTGCCTTACCCAGCCTACCCGGTTATGCCTTTCAACTCAGCGCAGCAGGAGAGTCTATCGGCGAACTTGGACCTGCGCTTTCTGATACGGCAACACAAATGGAATACGAGTATCAAATAAAACAGGATATCAAAAACGCACTAACCTACCCTGCGATACTCGTCTCGGCAGGACTTGGTGCCGTTTTATTTATATTTCTAATCGTCGTTCCCCGATTCTCAGCAATGCTTTCCGCATCTAAAGAGCCTCTCCCGCTCCTCTCCCAAGTGGTTCTATCCACGGGTATGTTGCTCAGCGAGAACAAGGTGATCGTTTTCACAGCATTAGCTATCGCGCTGATATTTCTGGGTTGGGGATATAAGCAACCGGTCGCACGAGATTGGATGCGTCAGAATCTGGTGACCTTGCCGTTGCTCGGGAGTTGGCTTAAAGAAGCTGAACTGGCAAAATGGGCCTCAATGCTTGGAACGATGCTTCGTCATGGAGTCGATCTCATCAAAGCTCTTGAATTTGCGCGAGGGACGCTCGGGATAAAGACTATTAGTACCCGCATGGAACAAGTCAGCAAGCAAGTACGCGCCGGAAAGTCATTGTCGATCGCAATGCGCGATCAAGAAACTTTTTCAGACACAGCATTAAGCCTGGTGCAGGTCGGAGAAGAATCTGGCGAACTGCCAAGTATGCTGACTTCACTCGCCAAGCTTTATGAAGATTCAGGCCGTCAAAGGATGAAACGCTTTCTGCTTATTCTCGAGCCCGCAGCCATAATACTCATTGGAGTTGTGATCGGTGGAATCGTTACGGCCATTATGCTAGCTATCACAAGTGTAAATCAGGTCTCACTATAG